The following DNA comes from Triticum aestivum cultivar Chinese Spring chromosome 3D, IWGSC CS RefSeq v2.1, whole genome shotgun sequence.
GTGCCATCATGGTAGGCAGCAATTTTTGGTACGGACTACAGAAGGTGCTAAGTTGATCGCTTCAGATAAATTTGACAGCTAGTACTTATGATGGAAGCAGACGGAAATATCCATAACCAATGTAGATCAATCTTTTTAtgcaaaatactactccctccatcccataatataagagcgtttttgacactagtgtagtgtcaaaaacgctcttatattatggaacggagggggTAGTAGTTCTAGCTTCATAGTAGAATAACCCAAATTCTGTGACGCATAATACAGCGAATTTTGAAAACAGTTAGCATACTAGTGGAATTCTAATAACTGCAACAGAAGTCAATACTAAAGGCTTCATTTCCACAATGGACGAAGGAATTCAAGAGAGACGGAGGTACATCCGTATATGGATAAATAGATTAAAACAAGCACCAAAGAAATGCCTTTTCTCAAAGAATATCCAAAGCTTACGTGGTCATAAGAACTGAAAGTGCCACATTTCCTTTGGATATGTAAGTTGCAACGTTTGATGCTTGACCACCAGGACAACATGAGACCAAAATAAGACCAGTTGCAAGAGGAGCAGATAGCTTCAATGTCTGTAAAATAGGAAAGCAAATTAGGTGCATATAATTATACACTGAAAGAAGAAAGGCTTATGCACACATGTTAGTGCAAATATTCATTTGTACAAGCAATTCAAGGTTTCAAAATAGATTAGCCATGAACAAAGAGAAACAATTCGCCAACATAACTCATACATTTCTAAACTCAAACATGAAGTAATTGAAAAACTAAGAAGATAATGAGGTGCACAATAAAATGAGCAAAGTCAGTCACGCTGACTAAATTCAAGACATATAATAAAAGGAAACATCAGAAAGTTTGAAACCAGGGACAACTCTTGAACTTTAAAATCTTTTTGGGGCATAGCATATTAGACCGGTTCATTAATTCGAGCCATTTATCCTCGTTTTCATTTAATCTTTTATAAACTTTACAGGGGAACTGGGAAGTCCTCGCATAAGTCTGTTTAGCACAGAAAATGGTCAGCATAACACCATGCAAAGGTGCAACAATTTATAAGCAATCCATATGTTGTTTGTTACTTATTACTACATTATTAGTTTATAAGTAGCAAAAGTAAGAAAACTTCTTCAGAGACCTGCTTGCTTTTGAAAAAACTAAAAGATGAAACAGGAAGTTCAACAGATTGGTACACTTGCTACTCATGTATAAAGAGAGTGTCATTTTAGCATGTCATGAAGACTGAACAATTGCTTGAGCCTGCCACTATGCGATCACTGATCAAACTTTACATTGGTGAGTCCTTTGGTGCATACATTGTTAGTATGTATTATAATATTTAAATTAAATACTTCATTTTGCAATACAGAAATTGTTGGTTAAGTAACAAACTAGCAATAAGACTATTCACCACGAATTTAAACATCCACAATCACTAAATTATGTAAAACTAAATCAGCAGTATTATGCAAGTTTATTGTCAGCATTACCAATGCAATAGCATATCCTAGCATTGGTTTGATCAAATACTGCGCAAGAAATCCCACACCAACCTGCAAAGAAGCTATTACGTCAGTGAACATACAAAAGAAATTCTACATCAATTCATGAGGTTATTAAGTACAGAACTGCATCAATATTTTTATACAAATACATGCGGCCAAGGGGCAAAAAACATACTGTCCATGGATTCCTTAAACATCTCCTGAAATCTTCAAATGTTAATGTTAGTCCCATTGACAACATTAGAAATCCTAGGCCCACGGTAAAAAGATCAGTCTCCAACCAGGTGACCTGTAGGTCCAAGGAAAGTAGGAAACCATACATACAATATGTTAAGGCATTAGCTGTGAGTACATAGTAATAGAATTGATAGGTGAGAGAAAGTTTACCATTGATGGCTTGTAGATGCCAATAACTGTACCTAATATGACCTGCAAAAGGTGATCTCCACGTTACTAGATTTACAAAGATTTGCATCAAATTAATGAAAGAAACTACACCGTTAAAGACAAGAGAACTGAAATTTTTCAGATGCTCTCATAGCAACTTACCCAGACAGGGAAAAGAGTGGTGAGTAGCTCAACTATTTTCTCATACTGGCTTGCTCCAGTAGGCTCGCTCGCTGGCAGGTTACTAGAAATGTTAGCTTCTGCCTTGCAGAAAATTTGACGGCTCCTGAGAAAACAACAAATTGTTTTTTAATTTTACGGAAACTAATTATATTTTTGAATTATCTGGTCAAGAAGCATACAAAAAATGCGAGCAAGGAGGAAGAACCCTCCCTTATCTTTGTGTTTAAAGTAGGTTACGGAGCCTTGAGCCCAGGTGGCTTCAGTCAAGGAGTATAAACAAATGAGAGAATCAAGAAAGAGCAAAAATCACAGCTAAGATGGTTCTTGCGGAATCAAATTATTTGGAGAAAGTTAATGCTATTTGATGATGGTTCTCCAATCTTCATACGAAACTATACGGGCAAACTGAGTCTGCCAAATATCACGAATTGGAGAGATAATTTATAGCTATCAAAATTGATCAGCGAAATTGATCAGAAAGTTACAAATAGTCGATAATGCTCTCTAATAAAAACTGAAGATGTCGCGACATAGCAACGAGGAATGAGGATTTTTTCGCTTGCATGGGTAGGTCTAGATACACGCAATTCCAAATTGCATAGATGTGCATCTAAAATAAAATCTCGATGTGCCTCATTTTAGAAAATGTGCACCTGCAAAAGGATAACTAAGTGTGCACCTGAATAGAACTAACTAAGCATGCACCTGCAAAAACCTGTCTACCTGTTGCACATCTATGAGTTTCTTGGgatcttttcatgatgcatagatGTGATTGAAGAGTATTGGTAGGCAGGCATGACAAAGCCCCtaccaattcttatcttttatgttgAGACATTGCAACAAATTTTAACAACTTGTTCACCTGATTTTCAATTTAAGCATTGAAAAAAATGCAGTTTAGAAAAGAAATTGCACTATGATTAAAGCGTGGAATGGAAGTTCAACAGATTGCATGACTAATGTAAATACCAGTAGCTTCACTGGTGGGTAATGGACTAATGGCAAAGCAACAATTTTGACCAGTTATTAATACAAAACGGAAAAAATGTTGGTTGGTGTTGTATCACTATATAATGGCATGTACTTCAAACCGAAAGATAAGTGCAACCAGTTTGGAAAGAGGTAAATGAATTCCATTGCACCTATAAGGCTATAACTGTATACATTTCACTGCAGTCACTCATTGAGTACTGTTTGTTCAGTGTAATAAACCTAAGAAACGAACATCTCCCTATGCCTACTACCCCAATAGGCCAGGACCAAAACATGCAATGCGCCTGAACCCCACACCCTAGGACCAAATTGAGCATGACCATGAGCCACACTGTAGCTTTTTTTTTTTTCGGGGAGCCACACTGTAGCTTGATGTCCCTATGTTGCAAAACTTGCAACCTGGCAAGCTCTGACACAGGATCTTTATTTCTTTGACCACTATAATAAAGCGTTCAGAATTTTATCTTGGTAAAAAAAGATAGAGTTGAGGGTGAGAATATAGAACTCCCCTACCTCACATTAGCGATATATAGTGACCAGTCAACACTCGACAAAAGCAACTGTGTTGACAAAATAAAACCCAGCAATTGGGCAATCCATTCCCAGACACGATCAATTTCACAAGCCCAATTAGCAATTAGCATTATACCTCACAACGGGAACAAGAGTGGTCGCTGGTGAGGGCGCAATGGCCAATCCCCAGTCGGCCTTCTCCGTGGCAGCACTTCCATATGCTGGCACAGAGCACCCAACTCTCAGTCCGCACCCTGCATCCACGCGAGCAAAACCAGGTCAGACAAACAAACGGAGAAGTGGGGGCAAAACCTTCAAAGAGGCTCGTACCAAGACGAGGAGCGGCGagacgcgggcgcgggcggagagcGCGGGAGACGGATGCCATGGAGTGGAGAGGGCAGGTCGCGGAAGGCGCCATGTCTGACAGAGATAGCGTGTGGAGTTCCGGAGGTGGTGGAAGGAGAGGAGTGAGGGTTTAAGACTCTTGAGAGTGAGCGGAGGAGAAGTGGTGGCGCTGGCGTTGTCGTCGACGGGGAGAGCACCAGTGGGGACGAGAAAATCAGGGGGCGCCGCGAGAACCACACATCCGGCGGCTTGGCCGCGGCGCGcctgtggatcaggtcaggtggctCCTCCCTCTGTCGACGGACGTGCCTCCTTCAGTCAGGCGGATCCTCTTCTGCGTCAGGATCGACGCCAGCTGCGAATGGGCTCAATCTGTGGAGAAGGAGTATCCGTACCCTCAGGCCCAGGATCAGTGAGTGAACCACCTGCGCGTGGGTTGTCGGGCTTGACCCGTGTAAGCAGCATTCTCGTCCATCAAAGTGGACCAGAAAAATAAAATCAAGATGGACACCCAAATTTTCTCATCGACAACATAAAAAAAATTGGACACCCAAAAACGTCCGTGGACGCATTCCTTTGTCCATGATTATATTGTGCGAATATTTGAGCGCAACAATAATTCAAAAAATAAATATTACGAAGTACAACTCAAACATGGAGTTCTGCaataaagttcaaatttgaattcaacttaTTCAGACATATAGTTTTCCTCTCGAATCGCCCACTTCATGCTCACGAGTATTTGTCGCTAGATTCTGTTCAGGAAGTCGGATAGAATCACACATTTGCTCAAATTTCAGATGGTGATATACTTCGTCACCCTCATCCTCCACAATTACATTATGCATGACCACACAAACTGTCATGAGTCATGACCTCCCATAATGTCTCTGCATCCCATACTTTGCATGTCCTCCCACAATGTCTCGAACAACTGCAAAACAGACTTGGAGCACTCCAAATGCCTTCTTCCTTTGTGGCTTCTTATTGTCTTTGGAAAAAGTGATATATTTTCTCACTCAATGGCTCAGAGATGGTCTCGAGGAAGGTCACGCACAAAGGATATAACATCACAAAGATAATAGTCCATGTTGTACCCGTGACTAGTGATGGTGTAGTTGCACAGAGAAACTTTTTCCGTACACAACCTTGCAAACAATGGAGACCGTTGTAACACGTTGGTGTCATTATGTGACTCGGGCATCACAAGAAAAGATTGAGAGGCGGTCGCTTTAAGAATGATGGTGGGCCTCTTGCAATGGCATTGGTATTGCCCTTAGAGCATACTACTGGTTGGGGCGCCATCCCTGTGGCGCCTCCTGAGAGAAAGCTGGGGCGATGCCAGGTAGGACACGCCCCTTCCACTCTCCTATTTGTACTAAGTAGTGTGTTTTGTGTATTATTTGATGTTGTCGTGAAGGAACTGGCATTTAAAATAGAACAAACCATCAAAAAAGCAACACATGTAGATAAAACAATCACATTATGGATATTAACAAGTGCATATAAACCTCATCAGTTACTTGTTTGGTGGTTGGTGCTTTCAGATGACCAAGGGTACTGTATCTGGATTAATAACTGTCATATATATAGCAGAGAATATATTGTTATGCAATCTATTCAGTGGCGGCGAATAATTTAGGCATAAAAATGCTACATCAATTTTTTTAATCCACCAGTGGGCATAAAAAAGCTTCGTTATTCCTGTTCTAGCGAAGAAACCTTTTCATTTTTGGTACCTGCCATCAATATATACAACATGTTTGCAGGTCATGTTGTGCAGAGCCTACTGATACTTCAAAATTAGTCAAACCCTCATTGGTCTCCATTGATGCTTTGTCAGATAGCTGTGAAACTTACAATGTCACAACTTCACCATTAGTCATGAACCCAACACTCACTTCCTTGCTGAAAAATACAAAAGGTACATTGTCAAATTTCTAGATTTAGTTTGTAAATTTGTAAACATTTGGCAAAAGAAGcatcattttatcttgattattaGGTGTATATATCTATTAAGAGGCACCAAGATAAGGGCTTTCAAGTTATATATTAGAAATAAATCATCTGCTTTGACGGGTGTATGGAATCCTTAAGGTTTAACATACAACCATGCATGTCAAAATCCAATGGCATGTTCCATTCAAATGGCATGAAAACAATTTGTTCTTACAATCAACATATTACAATAGCATGTCGCCCTAAAGATATTCAATGTAACATATTCCATAAAGGATTAAAGATATCAATCCCATTATCTTAtcatctaacatatgcaaagagGAAGAGCAACATTCCAAGTAACCATTGTATAAATCAAGCAATACTGTTCGCATCAGCCTAACACAACAAACAAATTTATAGGTTGATCGGTGAAACCTCAATGTAGCTCCTTATTTAATCTCCTAATCTTGGACATGGTATAGCTGATTAGTTTCCAAAGAAGTGACAAATCAAAATTCACCCTAGCTCCATATGCAATCTCCTACTCAGATGTTAATTCTGCTAGTTAACCATTATCCTTTAGGCTGATTTTGACACAAATTCTAATAGATGCTTTCATTGCAGTCTAACTAAATGTAGTTAAACCAACTAATAAGGCAGTTGTGTTAGCAAATATGCACAACAAATTGTTGGGGAAGCGACCATTGTGACGCCCCTGACttaatcgtgcactaatcatacacgtaaatgcgcatgatcaagatcagagactcacgggaagatatcaaaacacaactctagacacaaattaaaaataatacaagctttatattacaagtcaggggtctcgagggatcgaatacataagaccaaataaaccatatagcatcAACTactagatgtaatcaacactactagtcacccacaggtaccaatgtgaggttccggtacaaagattgaacacaagagatgaactagggtttgagatgagatggggttgttgaagatgttgatgaagattggcctcccaaagatgagagggttgttggtgatgacaatggcttcgatttccccctcctggagggaagttcccccggcgaaatcgctatgccgaagggcaaaagtgctcctgcccaagtttcgcctcgagacggcggcgctccatcccgaaagtcatcCTCCTTATTTtattctaggtcaaaagaccttatataccagaagatgggcaccagaggtgggccagggcccccatgatacgtctccaacgtatctataatttttgattgttacatgctattatattatcgtttttggatgttttatatgcattaatatgctatttatattgtttttgggactaacctattaacctagagcccaatgccagtttttgtttcttccttgtttttgagttttacagaaaaggaatatcaaacggagtccaaacggaataaaacttccgcgatgatttttcctggaccagaagacatctaggagacttggagaggggaccacaggagtcccgaggaggccacaagcctgctaGGGGCGCCCTAGGGGGCTCCCTGAGGGCTTATGGCCCCCTCGAGTatcctctaaccctaattcttgctctataaattcccaaatattcataaacaccagaggcatccaccaaaatactttttcgccgccgtaaccttctgttcccatgagatcccatcttggggccttttccggtgatctgccggagggggattcgatcacggagggcttctacatcaaccctattgccctaccgatgatgtgtgagtagtttgccacagacctacgggtccatagcaattagctagatggcttcttctctcttttgatcttcaatacaatgttctcctcgatgttcttggagatctattcgatgtaatactttttgcggtgtgtttgctgagatcccatgaattgtagatttatgatcagattatctatgaatattatttgagtcttctctgaactcttttatgcatgatcaaattgaaggaaatatgccctagaggcaataattaagttattatttccttatttcatgataaatgtttattattcatgctagaattgtattaacttgaaactcagtacatgtgtgaatacatagacaaatagagtgtcactagtatgcctctacttgactagctcgttgaatcaaagatggttaagtttcctagccatagacatgagttgtcatttgattaatgggatcacatcattagagaatgatgtgattgacttgacccattccgttagcttagcacttgatcatttagtatgttgctattgctttcttcatgacttatatatgttcctatgactatgagattatgcaactcccggttaccggaggaacactttgtgtgctaccaaacgtcacaacgtaactagatgattataaaggtgctctacaggtgtctccgaaggtacttgttgagttggcgtatttcgagattaggatttgtcactctgattgtcggagaggtatctctgggccctctcggtaatgcacatcactataagccttgcaagcaatgtgactaataagttagttgtgggatgatgcattacgtaacgagtaaagagacttgccggtaacgagattgaactaggtattgagataccgacgatcgaatctcgggcaagtaacataccgatgacaaagggaacaacgtatgttgttatgcggtttgaccgataaagatcttcgtagaatatgtgggaaccaatatgagcatccaggttccactattggttattgatcggagacgtgtctcggtcatgtctacatgtttctcgaacccatagggtccgcacgcttaaagtttggtgacgatcggtattatgagtttttgtgttttgatgtaccgaaggtagtttggagtcccgaatatgatcacggacatgacgaggagtctcgaaatggtcgagacgtaaagatcgatatattggatgactatgttcggacaccggaaaggttccgggaggtttcggacatatgccagagtaccgggggttaccggaacccccccccccccggggaagctattgggccttatgggccttagtggagaagagagagggcagccaggaggtggcgcacggccccccttgccccaatccgaattggacaaggggaaggggcggcggcccccctctccttccttctctccacctcctccttcccccttctccttcttggaataggaaaggtgggggccaaacctacttggagtaggatttcccccccttgggcacgcctctcccctggccggccctctcctcctcccctcctttatatacgggggcaggggggcaccccaagacacaacaattgatctcttgatctcttagccgtgtgcggtgcccccctccaccatattccacctcggtcatatcatagtggtgcttaggcgaagccctgcgtcggtagcaacatcatcaccgtcatcacgccgtcgtgttgacggaactctcccgtgaagctctgctggatcggagttcgcgggacgtcatcaagctgaacgtgtgctgaactcagaggtgccgtacgttcggtacttgtgggcgatacaagtcatactgcttaccagcatgtcatactttggttcgacggtattgttggatgaagcggcccggaccgacattacacgtacgcttacgcgagactggttctaccgacgtgctttgcacacaggtggctggcgggtgtcagtttctccaactttagttgaaccgagtgtgactacgcccggtccttgataaGGTTacaacaacactaacttgacgaactatcgttgtggttttgatgcgtaggtaagaacggttcttgctcaacccgtagcagccacgtaaaacttgcaacaacaaagtagaggacgtctaacttgtttttgcagggcatgttgtgatgtgatatggtcaaggcatgatgctatattttattgtatgagatgatcatgttttgtaaccgagttatcggcaactggcaggagccatatggttgtcgctttattgtatgcaatgcaatcgccctgtaattgctttactttatcactaagcggtagcgatagtcgtagaagaaatagttggtgagacgacaacgatgctacgatggggatcaaggtgtcgcgtcggtgacgatggtgatcatgacggtgcttcagagatggagatcacaagcacaagatgatgatggccatatcatatcacttatattgattgcatgtgatgtttatcctttatgcatcttattttgctttgattgacggtagcattataagatgatctctcactaaatttcaagataaaagtgttctccctgagtatgcaccgttgccaaagttcgtcgtgccgagacaccacgtgatgatcgagtgtgataagctctacgttcatctacaacgggtgcaagccagttttgcacaagcaaaatactcgggttaaactttacgagcctagcatatgcagatatggcctcggaacactgagaccgaaaggtcgagcgtcaatcatatagtagatatgatcaacatagtgatgttcaccattgaaaactaatccatctcacgtgatgatcggacatggtttagttgatttggatcacgtgatcacttatatgattagaggaatgtctatctaagtgggagttcttaagtaatatgattaattgaacttcaatttatcatgaacttagtcctggtagtattagcatatctatgttgtagatcaatagctcgcgttttgctcccctgttttattttgatatgttcctagagaaaactaagttgaaagatgttagtagcaatgatgcggattggatccgtgatctaaggtttatcctcattgttgcacaaaagaattatgttcttgatgcaccgctaggtgacagacctattgcaggagcagatgcagacgttatgaacgtttggctagctcaatatgatgactacttgatagtttagtgcaccatgcttaacggcttagaatcggggcttcaaagacgttttgaacgtcatggaccatatgagatgttccgggagttgaagttaatatttcaaacaaatacccgagttgatagatatgaagtcgccaacaagttctatagctaaaagatggaggggaatagctcaagcagtaagtatgtgctcagattgtctgggtactacaatcgcttgaatcaagtgggagttaatcttccagataaaatagtgattgacagaattctctagtcaccatcaccaagttagtagaactttgtgatgaactatagtatgcaagggatgacgaaaacgattcccgagcttttcatgatgatgaaatcgatgaaggtagaaatcaagaaagagcatcaagtgttgatgattaacaagaccactagtttcaagaaaagggcaaagggaaagaaagggaacttcatgtagaatggcaagcaagttgtcacttccgtgaagaagctcaaagctagactaaagcctgaaactgagtgcttctactgcaaaggaaatggtcactggaaacggaaatgccctgaatatttggtgaacaagaagatggcaaagtgaacaagggtatatttgatatacaggttattgatgtgtaccttactagtgtttatagtagcccctgggtatttgatacttgttcggttgctaaatattagtaactcgaaacaggagttacaaaataaatagagactagttgagggtgaagtgacgatgtgtgttggaagtggttccaagattgatataatcatcatcgcacactccctatactttcgggattagtgttaaacctaaataaatgttattttggcgtttgcgttgagcatgaatatgatttgatcatgtttattgcaatacgattattcatttaaagtcagagaataattgttgttttgtttacatgaataaaaccttcgatggtcatacacccaatgaaaatagtttgttggatctcgatcgtagtgatacacatattcataatattgaagccaaaagatgcaaagttaataatgatagtgcaacttatttgtggcactgccgtttaggtcatattggtgtaaagcgcatgaagaaaatccatgcggatgggcttttggaatcacttgattatgaatcagttgatgcttgcgaaccatgcctcatgggcaagatgactaagactctgttctccggaacaatggagcaagccactgacttattggaaataatacataccgatgtatgcggtccaatgagtgttgagactcacggcgggtatcattgttttctgaccttcatagatgatttgagcagatatgtgtatttgatgaaacacaagtctgaaacacttgaaaagttcaaagattttcagagtgacgtagagaatcatcgtaacaagaaaataaagtttctacgatctgatcgtagaggcaaatatttgagttacgagtttggtcttcaattaaaacaatgtggaatagtttcacaaactcatgccacctggaacaccactgcataatggtgtgtccgaacgtcataaccgtactttattagatatagtgcaatctatgatgtctcttaccgatttacgactatcgttttggggttatgcattagagacagttgcattcacgttaaatagggcaccatctaaatctgttgagacgacaccttatgaactgtggtttggcaagaaacccaaattgtcgtttcttaaagtttggggttgggatgcttatgtgaaaaaatttcatcctgataagctcaaatccaaatcgaagaaatgtgtcttcataggatacccaaaggagactgttgggtacaccttctatcacagatccgaaggcaagacattcgctgctaagaatggatcctttctagagaaggagtttctctcgaaagaagtgagtgggaggaaagtagaacttgatgaggtaactatacctactcccttattggaaagtagttcatcacaggaatttgttcctgtgactcctacaccaattagtgaggaagctaatgatgatgatcatgtaacttcagatcaagttactaccgaacttcgtgggtaaaccagagtgagatctgcactagagtggtacggtaatcctgttctggaggtcatgttacttgaccatgacgaacctacgaactacgaggaagcgatgatgagcccagattccgcaaaatggcttaaggccatgaaatctgagatgggatccatgtatgagaacaaagtgtggactttggttgacttgcccgatgatcggcaagccatagaaaataaatggatcttcaagaggaagacggatgctgatagtagtattactatctacaaagctagacttgtcgaaaaggttttgacaaagt
Coding sequences within:
- the LOC123078664 gene encoding probable sodium/metabolite cotransporter BASS2, chloroplastic, whose amino-acid sequence is MAPSATCPLHSMASVSRALRPRPRLAAPRLGCGLRVGCSVPAYGSAATEKADWGLAIAPSPATTLVPVVRSRQIFCKAEANISSNLPASEPTGASQYEKIVELLTTLFPVWVILGTVIGIYKPSMVTWLETDLFTVGLGFLMLSMGLTLTFEDFRRCLRNPWTVGVGFLAQYLIKPMLGYAIALTLKLSAPLATGLILVSCCPGGQASNVATYISKGNVALSVLMTTCSTIGAIAMTPLLTKLLAGQLVPVDAAGLAISTFQVVLVPTIVGVLAHEYFPKFTERIISITPLIGVILTTLLCASPIGQVAEVLKTQGAQLILPVALLHAVAFALGYWISKWSSFGESTSRTISIECGMQSSALGFLLAQKHFTNPLVAVPSAVSVVCMALGGSALAVFWRNRGLPADDKDDFKE